In Nocardia sputorum, a single genomic region encodes these proteins:
- a CDS encoding ABC transporter ATP-binding protein, whose protein sequence is MSIESVAWSQMYRRANAPQEQRPFRFATAKRIIRFATPHRRRISAFLLFSVVSAGLAVATPVLAGRVVDDIVGGAAPRVVVVLALVIGMLAVFDAGLGLAIRWMSARIGEGLILDLRTAVFDHVQKMPVAFFTRTRTGALVSRLNNDVIGAQRAFSDTLSGVVANLVTLALTLGVMLSISWQITVLALVLLPVFVLPARRMGNRLADMQREAARLNAAMSTQMTERFSAPGATLVKLFGRPEQESDEFALRARRVRDIGVRTAMLQTVFVTSLTLVSALAIALVYGLGGWYALRGQLDAGAVVSLSLLLTRLYTPLTALASARMEIMAALVSFERVFEVLDLKPLIEDAPGARPVPAGPVAVELDAVSFGYPSADKVSLASLEDVANLDTRGGVEVLHKVSLRAEPGQLIALVGSSGAGKSTIAQLVSRLYDVDSGAVRLNGVDVRELTTRSIRESVGLVTQDGHLFHDTIRANLLLARPEADEDELWDALERARLRELVASLPDGLETVVGERGYRLSGGERQRLTIARLLLKQPRVVILDEATASLDSTSEAAVQEALSEALEGRTALVIAHRLSTIRAADQILVLEEGRIVERGTHAQLLNADGRYAELYRTQFAEEPVTAAA, encoded by the coding sequence GTGAGCATCGAATCCGTGGCGTGGAGCCAGATGTACCGGCGGGCGAACGCGCCGCAGGAACAGCGGCCGTTCCGCTTCGCCACCGCCAAGCGCATCATCCGGTTCGCGACGCCGCACCGCCGCAGGATCAGCGCGTTCCTGCTGTTCAGCGTCGTGTCCGCCGGGCTCGCCGTGGCGACGCCGGTGCTGGCGGGCCGGGTGGTCGACGACATCGTCGGCGGCGCGGCGCCCCGGGTGGTGGTCGTGCTGGCGCTGGTGATCGGGATGCTCGCGGTGTTCGACGCGGGGCTCGGGCTGGCGATCCGATGGATGTCGGCGCGGATCGGTGAAGGGCTCATCCTCGATCTGCGCACCGCCGTGTTCGACCACGTGCAGAAGATGCCCGTCGCCTTCTTCACCCGGACCAGGACCGGCGCACTGGTCAGCCGCTTGAACAACGACGTCATCGGCGCGCAGCGCGCGTTCAGCGACACCCTGTCCGGCGTGGTGGCCAACCTGGTGACCCTCGCGTTGACGCTCGGGGTGATGCTCAGCATCTCGTGGCAGATCACGGTGCTCGCGCTGGTATTGCTGCCGGTGTTCGTGCTTCCGGCGCGCCGGATGGGCAACCGCCTTGCGGACATGCAGCGGGAAGCGGCCCGTCTGAACGCGGCGATGAGCACCCAGATGACCGAGCGGTTCTCCGCGCCGGGCGCGACGCTCGTCAAGCTCTTCGGCCGTCCGGAGCAGGAGTCCGACGAGTTCGCCTTGCGGGCGCGCCGGGTGCGGGACATCGGCGTGCGCACCGCGATGCTGCAGACCGTCTTCGTCACCTCGCTCACGCTGGTGTCGGCGCTGGCGATCGCCCTGGTGTACGGGCTCGGCGGCTGGTATGCGCTGCGCGGGCAGTTGGACGCGGGCGCGGTGGTGTCGCTGTCGCTGCTGTTGACCAGGCTCTACACGCCGCTGACGGCGCTGGCCAGCGCCCGGATGGAGATCATGGCCGCGCTGGTGAGTTTCGAGCGCGTCTTCGAAGTGCTGGATTTGAAGCCGCTGATCGAAGACGCGCCGGGGGCGCGGCCGGTTCCGGCGGGCCCGGTCGCGGTGGAGCTGGACGCGGTGAGTTTCGGCTACCCCTCGGCCGACAAGGTGTCGCTGGCCTCGCTGGAGGACGTGGCGAATCTGGACACCCGCGGCGGGGTGGAGGTGCTGCACAAAGTGTCGCTGCGCGCCGAGCCCGGGCAGCTGATCGCGCTGGTCGGCTCGTCCGGCGCGGGCAAGTCCACCATCGCGCAACTGGTCTCGCGGCTCTACGACGTCGACAGCGGCGCGGTGCGGTTGAACGGCGTGGACGTGCGCGAGCTGACCACCCGGTCGATCCGCGAATCGGTGGGGCTCGTCACGCAGGACGGGCACCTGTTCCACGACACCATCCGTGCCAACCTGCTGCTCGCAAGGCCGGAGGCCGACGAGGACGAACTCTGGGACGCGCTGGAGCGCGCCCGGCTGCGCGAGCTGGTCGCGTCGTTGCCGGACGGACTGGAGACCGTGGTCGGCGAGCGCGGCTATCGGCTCTCCGGCGGTGAGCGCCAGCGCCTGACCATTGCGCGCCTGCTGCTCAAGCAGCCGCGCGTGGTGATCCTGGACGAGGCGACCGCGTCGCTGGACTCGACCTCCGAAGCCGCCGTGCAGGAAGCGCTGTCCGAGGCGCTGGAGGGCCGGACCGCGCTGGTGATCGCACACCGGTTGTCCACGATTCGCGCCGCCGACCAGATCCTGGTGCTGGAGGAGGGCCGGATCGTGGAGCGCGGCACGCACGCCCAGCTGCTGAACGCCGACGGCCGCTACGCGGAGCTCTACCGCACCCAGTTCGCCGAGGAGCCCGTCACGGCGGCGGCTTGA
- a CDS encoding FAD-binding and (Fe-S)-binding domain-containing protein, translated as MAALHGRIAGEVDTSERRRAEYSSDASNYRVLPAAVVFPRTDEDVAVTLEFARGEGLPVTARGAGTSVAGNAIGPGLVLDFSRHMNRIVVIDPAARVATVQPGVVLSELQRAARPHGLRFGPDPSTQNRCTLGGMIGNNACGPRAVAWGRTSDTVRAVRILDGTGTERALAADLSAVPGLAEFSRTNLAVLRTDLGRFDRQASGYGLEHLLPERGASAAKAFVGSEGTCGLLLDATVDLVALPAATVLTVLGYPDMATAADDVSAVLACAPIAVEGIDARLVDVVRAHRGTVPDLPRGGGWLFVETAGETRADALAVAQELCRTTGAMDTRIVTDPGTAAALWRIRADGAGLAGRTPDGRPAWPGWEDAAVPPARLGAYLRDFAALTRDHGVDGLLYGHIGDGCIHVRLDLPIADAPRRFRAFLFDAAELVVRYGGSLSGEHGDGRARSELLSVMYSPAVLDVFAGYKALFDPGDVLNPGVLVAPRAIDADLRLAGLMDARPSLGHPLPEDGGDMAVAVHRCVGVGKCRADGGFMCPSYQATRDEKDSTRGRARVLQEVVRGALPWSSEAVAESLDLCLSCRACRSDCPAGVDMATYKSETLYRRYRHRLRPIDHYSLGRLPRWLSAASRLPRVVNALAGRPALRRIGLRAAGIDPRRDVPRLAVRGFRRIWRDLDDGAALAESSYAPEERSGGRGEVMLWIDTFTDAFDPEIALAAARLLTTLGYRVRIPERRVCCGLTWISTGQLDGARARLRATLAALEEHVSAGGVIVGLEPSCTAVLRADLTELLPEDPRSAPTAAAVRTLAEFLAEQPTWRPPRRTGQSVVVQPHCHQHAILGFDVERRLLASMGVQVTEITGCCGLAGNFGMQRGHYDISVAVAENGMLPALRAAGEDAIFLADGFSCRTQAAALAGRQARHLAQFLLER; from the coding sequence ATGGCGGCACTGCACGGCAGGATCGCGGGTGAGGTCGACACCTCCGAGCGGCGGCGGGCGGAGTACTCCTCGGACGCGTCGAACTATCGGGTTCTCCCGGCCGCGGTCGTCTTCCCCAGGACCGACGAGGACGTCGCCGTCACCTTGGAATTCGCCCGCGGCGAGGGCCTTCCGGTGACCGCGCGCGGCGCGGGAACGTCGGTGGCGGGCAACGCGATCGGCCCCGGCCTGGTGCTCGATTTCAGCAGGCATATGAACCGGATCGTGGTGATCGATCCGGCCGCCCGCGTGGCCACCGTGCAGCCGGGCGTGGTGCTGTCGGAATTGCAGCGGGCGGCGCGTCCGCACGGCCTGCGCTTCGGACCGGACCCTTCGACGCAGAATCGCTGCACCCTCGGCGGCATGATCGGCAACAACGCCTGCGGACCGCGCGCCGTCGCGTGGGGCCGCACCTCCGACACCGTGCGGGCGGTGCGCATCCTGGACGGCACCGGCACCGAACGCGCGCTGGCCGCCGACCTGTCGGCGGTGCCTGGCCTCGCGGAATTCAGCAGGACGAATCTCGCGGTTCTGCGCACCGATCTGGGGCGCTTCGACCGGCAGGCGTCGGGATACGGCTTGGAGCATCTGCTCCCAGAGCGGGGCGCGTCGGCGGCGAAGGCGTTCGTCGGCAGCGAGGGCACCTGCGGCTTGCTGCTGGACGCGACCGTCGACCTGGTCGCGCTTCCGGCGGCCACCGTGCTCACCGTGCTCGGCTACCCGGATATGGCCACGGCGGCCGACGACGTCTCCGCCGTGCTGGCCTGCGCGCCGATCGCGGTCGAAGGCATCGACGCGCGGCTGGTCGACGTGGTCCGGGCGCACCGGGGCACGGTGCCCGACCTGCCGCGCGGCGGCGGTTGGCTGTTCGTGGAGACCGCGGGCGAGACCCGAGCCGACGCGCTGGCCGTAGCACAGGAGCTGTGCCGGACCACGGGCGCGATGGACACCCGGATCGTCACCGATCCGGGGACGGCGGCGGCGCTCTGGCGGATCCGGGCCGACGGCGCGGGGCTGGCGGGTCGCACGCCCGACGGTCGGCCGGCGTGGCCGGGGTGGGAGGACGCGGCCGTCCCACCCGCGCGGCTCGGCGCCTACCTGCGCGATTTCGCCGCACTCACCCGCGACCACGGCGTCGACGGGCTGTTGTACGGGCACATCGGCGACGGCTGCATCCACGTCCGCCTCGATCTCCCGATCGCCGACGCGCCGCGCCGTTTCCGCGCTTTCCTCTTCGACGCGGCGGAATTGGTCGTGCGCTACGGCGGTTCGCTCTCCGGCGAGCACGGCGACGGCCGGGCCCGCTCGGAGCTGCTCTCGGTGATGTACTCCCCTGCGGTGCTCGACGTCTTCGCCGGATACAAGGCGCTGTTCGATCCCGGCGACGTCCTGAATCCCGGTGTGCTCGTCGCACCCCGTGCGATCGACGCCGACCTGCGGCTGGCCGGATTGATGGACGCCCGGCCGTCGCTCGGTCACCCGCTCCCCGAAGACGGCGGCGATATGGCCGTCGCGGTTCATCGTTGCGTCGGCGTCGGCAAGTGCCGCGCCGACGGCGGTTTCATGTGCCCGTCCTACCAGGCCACCCGGGACGAGAAGGACAGCACGCGCGGGCGGGCGAGGGTGTTGCAGGAGGTGGTGCGCGGCGCGCTGCCCTGGTCGTCGGAGGCTGTGGCGGAGTCGCTGGACCTGTGCCTGTCGTGCCGGGCGTGCCGGTCGGACTGTCCGGCGGGCGTGGACATGGCCACCTACAAGTCGGAGACGCTGTATCGCCGCTACCGCCATCGGCTGCGCCCGATCGATCACTACTCGCTGGGCCGGCTGCCCCGGTGGCTGTCGGCCGCGAGCCGGCTGCCGAGGGTCGTCAACGCACTCGCCGGCCGGCCCGCGCTGCGTCGAATCGGTCTGCGCGCGGCGGGCATCGACCCGCGCCGTGACGTGCCGCGCCTGGCCGTGCGCGGCTTCCGCCGGATCTGGCGCGATCTGGACGACGGCGCCGCACTGGCCGAGTCGTCCTATGCGCCGGAGGAGCGCAGCGGTGGTCGCGGGGAGGTCATGCTGTGGATCGATACGTTCACCGACGCGTTCGATCCGGAGATCGCACTGGCGGCGGCTCGGTTGCTGACCACGTTGGGCTACCGGGTCCGGATCCCCGAGCGACGCGTCTGCTGCGGATTGACCTGGATCAGCACCGGGCAGCTCGACGGCGCCCGCGCGCGGCTGCGGGCCACCCTGGCCGCGCTGGAGGAGCACGTGAGCGCGGGCGGCGTGATCGTCGGGCTGGAACCGTCCTGCACCGCAGTCCTGCGCGCGGACCTGACCGAACTGTTGCCGGAGGATCCACGCTCCGCGCCCACCGCCGCCGCGGTACGCACCTTGGCCGAGTTCCTGGCCGAGCAGCCGACCTGGCGGCCGCCACGGCGAACCGGGCAGTCGGTGGTGGTCCAACCGCACTGTCACCAGCACGCGATCCTCGGTTTCGACGTCGAACGCCGGTTATTAGCCAGTATGGGCGTGCAGGTGACGGAAATCACCGGATGCTGCGGTCTGGCGGGAAATTTCGGAATGCAGCGAGGTCATTACGACATTTCGGTAGCGGTGGCCGAGAACGGCATGCTCCCCGCGCTGCGCGCCGCGGGCGAGGACGCGATCTTCCTCGCCGACGGCTTCTCCTGTCGCACCCAGGCCGCTGCCCTGGCCGGGCGACAGGCGCGGCATCTCGCGCAATTTCTCTTGGAGCGGTGA